From a single Anaerolineales bacterium genomic region:
- a CDS encoding class I SAM-dependent methyltransferase, with protein sequence MTSQENYEYRGLMVRYWDLLRGDTSNWPDRFMYLDLIQQYGQPVLDVGCSSGRLLLDFAAQGIDIDGVDLSPEMIELCGENAARKNLKPNLYVQNMTELNLPRKYKTILVPSSSLQLLLKPGQPRQAMRRFHDHLEESGALVAPFMTLWREGDPLDSGFEQEAKRPEDGATIRRTGWSRYNPETKMEDTRDMWEVIRDGVMIQSEVHSQSPATLSYTQEEALALFEEAGFKDVQIYSEFTFEPVKPDDTLFTLVGVKT encoded by the coding sequence ATGACATCTCAAGAGAACTACGAATACCGCGGTCTGATGGTCAGATACTGGGACCTGCTGCGCGGAGACACCTCCAACTGGCCCGACCGTTTCATGTACCTCGACCTGATTCAGCAGTACGGACAGCCCGTCCTTGACGTGGGCTGTTCGAGCGGACGCCTGCTCCTTGATTTTGCCGCGCAGGGCATCGACATCGACGGCGTGGATCTCTCGCCTGAAATGATCGAACTGTGCGGAGAGAATGCCGCGCGCAAGAACCTCAAGCCCAACCTCTACGTCCAGAACATGACAGAGTTGAACCTGCCGCGCAAGTACAAGACCATCCTCGTCCCCTCGAGTTCGCTGCAACTGCTCTTGAAACCCGGACAACCCCGGCAAGCCATGCGGCGCTTCCATGACCATCTTGAAGAGAGCGGCGCGCTGGTCGCTCCGTTCATGACGCTCTGGCGCGAGGGCGATCCGCTGGACAGCGGCTTCGAACAGGAAGCCAAACGCCCTGAAGACGGCGCAACCATCCGCCGGACGGGCTGGTCACGCTACAACCCGGAGACCAAAATGGAAGACACCCGCGACATGTGGGAGGTCATCCGTGACGGGGTGATGATCCAATCGGAGGTGCATTCGCAGTCTCCCGCCACGCTGTCCTATACGCAGGAAGAGGCGCTGGCGCTGTTCGAAGAGGCGGGCTTCAAGGATGTGCAAATCTATAGCGAGTTCACGTTCGAACCGGTCAAGCCGGACGATACCCTGTTCACCCTGGTGGGAGTCAAGACATGA
- a CDS encoding SDR family oxidoreductase, protein MKILILGGTRFLGRHLVNSARARRHEVTLFNRGQTNPELFQKVKKIRGDREQDLDQLAGQWDAVIDTCGYLPRLVRMSAEALKGKVGQYVFISSISAYESFHKAGIRESDPVGMLEDETTEQITGETYGPLKALCERAAQDVFGINSLIIRPGLVVGPHDPTDRFTYWVSRIARGGDVLAPEGPNAPTQIIDVRDLADFILQLIEQDVSGVFNVTGETVSLETVFQTCKIASGSDAHFKWAPVEFLKQHQVNPWSDMPAWLPDADESRGFARVDISKALQAGLEFTPLLDTVRDTLAWASDLPDEYTMKAGLKPEREKELLELLNVQ, encoded by the coding sequence ATGAAGATCCTCATCCTCGGCGGCACGCGCTTTCTCGGACGTCACCTCGTCAATTCCGCCCGCGCCCGCAGGCATGAGGTGACGCTCTTCAACCGCGGGCAGACGAACCCCGAACTGTTCCAGAAGGTGAAAAAGATACGGGGAGACAGGGAACAGGATTTGGATCAACTTGCGGGGCAGTGGGATGCGGTGATCGACACGTGCGGTTATCTTCCGCGCCTTGTCCGCATGTCGGCGGAGGCGCTTAAGGGCAAGGTCGGGCAGTATGTCTTCATCTCCAGCATTTCGGCGTATGAAAGTTTCCACAAGGCGGGCATCCGCGAGAGCGACCCGGTGGGAATGCTTGAAGATGAAACGACCGAGCAGATCACGGGCGAAACCTACGGACCGTTGAAGGCGTTGTGCGAACGCGCCGCGCAGGATGTGTTCGGCATCAATTCGCTCATCATCCGCCCCGGGTTGGTGGTGGGACCGCACGACCCGACCGACCGTTTCACCTATTGGGTTTCGCGCATCGCGCGCGGCGGCGATGTGCTCGCGCCGGAAGGACCCAACGCGCCGACACAGATCATCGATGTGCGCGACCTCGCCGATTTCATCCTGCAATTGATCGAGCAGGATGTTTCGGGCGTCTTTAACGTCACAGGCGAGACCGTTTCGCTGGAGACCGTATTCCAAACCTGCAAGATCGCCAGCGGCAGCGATGCGCACTTCAAGTGGGCGCCGGTCGAGTTTTTGAAGCAGCACCAGGTCAACCCATGGAGCGACATGCCCGCATGGCTGCCCGACGCCGATGAATCCCGGGGCTTTGCGCGCGTGGATATTTCCAAGGCGCTGCAGGCGGGGCTTGAGTTCACGCCGCTGCTCGATACCGTGCGCGATACGCTGGCGTGGGCATCGGACCTGCCCGACGAATATACGATGAAGGCGGGCTTGAAACCCGAACGCGAGAAGGAATTATTGGAACTGTTGAATGTTCAATAA
- the accC gene encoding acetyl-CoA carboxylase biotin carboxylase subunit, whose translation MFNKVLIANRGEIAIRIMRACRELGIKTVAVYSDADKQSQHVQFADEAVLLGDAAPKESYLNVEKLIRAALDTKADAIHPGYGFLSENASFAAAVDSAHLTFIGPSADSIRAMGDKAESKILMKQAGVPTVPGHEGLETFGEFKKAAKEIGYPVLVKAAAGGGGKGMRVVNSEDELNEAIETARREALNSFGDERLLIEKYLADAHHIEIQVFGDKHGNLVHLFERECSVQRRHQKIIEESPSPLLTPEIRAKMGAAAVNAAKAVNYFNAGTVEFIFDPKTSQYYFLEMNTRLQVEHPVTEMVMSFDLVHWQIRIAAGEKFPFAQTDLHQHGHAIECRVYAEDPATGFLPSTGKLLQFIEPRGPGIRVDAGFAAGDDVTHFYDPLLAKLIVHAENREIAIQRMQTALRDFIVHGVVTNIDFMYAVLETDDFKQGKVSTRWVETILESNGLPLDLKEQTPALHSLIAAALADVVFVDGKSQSAVSNETDPFNPWKQTGNYRN comes from the coding sequence ATGTTCAATAAAGTTCTCATCGCCAACCGCGGCGAGATCGCCATCCGCATCATGCGCGCCTGCCGCGAACTCGGCATAAAAACCGTCGCCGTGTATTCCGATGCGGACAAACAGTCCCAGCATGTGCAATTCGCGGATGAAGCCGTTTTACTGGGTGATGCCGCGCCGAAAGAATCCTATTTGAACGTGGAGAAACTCATCCGCGCCGCGCTCGATACAAAAGCGGATGCCATCCACCCGGGCTATGGATTTCTCTCGGAGAACGCCTCCTTCGCCGCTGCAGTTGATTCCGCCCATTTGACCTTTATCGGTCCCTCAGCGGATTCGATCCGCGCGATGGGCGACAAAGCCGAATCAAAGATATTGATGAAGCAGGCAGGCGTGCCGACCGTGCCCGGTCACGAAGGGTTGGAGACGTTCGGCGAGTTCAAAAAAGCCGCGAAAGAGATCGGCTATCCGGTGCTGGTCAAAGCAGCGGCGGGCGGCGGGGGCAAAGGCATGCGCGTGGTCAATTCGGAAGATGAATTGAACGAAGCCATCGAAACGGCGCGGCGTGAGGCACTGAACTCCTTCGGTGACGAACGCCTGCTGATCGAAAAATATCTCGCCGACGCGCATCACATCGAAATTCAAGTCTTTGGCGATAAGCACGGCAACCTTGTGCATCTCTTCGAGCGCGAATGTTCCGTGCAGAGACGCCACCAGAAGATCATCGAAGAATCCCCTTCGCCATTGCTGACGCCTGAAATCCGCGCGAAGATGGGGGCGGCGGCGGTCAATGCGGCAAAGGCGGTGAATTATTTCAACGCCGGGACGGTTGAGTTCATCTTCGATCCTAAAACTTCGCAATATTACTTCCTTGAAATGAACACCCGCCTGCAAGTGGAGCACCCCGTCACGGAGATGGTGATGAGCTTCGACCTCGTCCACTGGCAGATCCGCATCGCGGCGGGAGAGAAATTCCCCTTCGCGCAAACCGACTTGCACCAGCACGGACATGCCATCGAGTGCCGAGTCTACGCCGAAGACCCCGCTACGGGATTTTTACCCAGCACGGGGAAACTCCTGCAATTCATCGAGCCGCGCGGACCGGGCATCCGTGTCGATGCGGGCTTTGCTGCTGGCGACGACGTGACGCATTTCTATGATCCATTGCTTGCGAAGTTGATCGTCCATGCCGAGAACCGGGAAATTGCCATTCAGCGCATGCAAACCGCCTTGCGTGATTTCATTGTCCACGGTGTGGTGACGAATATTGATTTCATGTATGCCGTGTTGGAAACGGATGATTTCAAGCAGGGGAAGGTCTCTACTCGGTGGGTGGAAACTATTTTGGAATCCAATGGCTTGCCATTGGATTTGAAAGAGCAAACTCCCGCACTCCATAGCCTGATCGCCGCCGCGCTGGCAGATGTGGTTTTTGTGGATGGCAAGTCTCAATCGGCTGTTTCAAATGAGACCGATCCCTTCAATCCGTGGAAACAGACTGGGAATTATAGGAATTAA
- a CDS encoding biotin/lipoyl-containing protein: MKTTFDTQTIELNPSDDGYVAIVDGKTVPVHIVRADAVSGRMDLLVDGQRVTAFVSSDMAKRWVTVDGGTSMLTKTSGAKRGVRHDHAGGLIAPMPGQIRSVSVSVGDAVKKGQTLLTVEAMKMEIRIQALTDGVVKSVSVTQGQTVEREQILVEVE, from the coding sequence ATGAAAACAACTTTCGATACACAAACCATCGAACTCAATCCGTCGGACGACGGCTATGTTGCCATCGTGGACGGAAAGACCGTGCCGGTACACATCGTCCGCGCGGATGCTGTGAGCGGGCGCATGGACCTGCTCGTGGACGGTCAGCGGGTGACGGCATTTGTCTCATCCGATATGGCGAAGCGCTGGGTGACGGTGGACGGGGGCACGTCCATGCTCACGAAAACGTCGGGCGCGAAACGCGGCGTCAGACACGACCATGCCGGGGGATTGATTGCCCCGATGCCGGGTCAGATTCGAAGCGTTTCTGTCAGCGTGGGCGATGCTGTGAAGAAAGGTCAAACCCTGCTCACGGTGGAAGCCATGAAGATGGAAATCCGCATTCAGGCGTTGACCGATGGCGTGGTCAAATCGGTTTCGGTAACGCAGGGGCAGACGGTGGAGCGCGAACAAATTTTGGTGGAGGTGGAATAG
- a CDS encoding MaoC family dehydratase — MAGKFFDELEIGMKFKHGGRTVTEMDNVLFSALTMNTQPLHLNDDFASKTEFGQRLVNGLFTFGLVVGLTVADLTEGTIVANLGYDKIVHPNPVFHGDTVYAESEIIEKRESKSRPNAGLVKIKCTGKKPDGTVVVEFERTAMFLKKRMNVEE, encoded by the coding sequence ATGGCTGGAAAATTTTTCGATGAACTCGAGATCGGGATGAAGTTCAAGCACGGCGGGCGAACGGTGACGGAAATGGATAACGTGCTTTTCTCCGCGCTGACGATGAACACCCAACCGCTTCACCTTAACGATGATTTTGCTTCCAAGACCGAGTTTGGTCAAAGGCTGGTAAACGGACTCTTCACTTTCGGTCTGGTCGTCGGCTTGACTGTGGCAGACTTGACGGAAGGCACCATCGTGGCGAATTTGGGCTACGACAAGATCGTGCATCCCAACCCCGTCTTTCACGGTGACACGGTCTATGCTGAAAGCGAGATCATCGAAAAGCGCGAGTCGAAGTCACGACCGAATGCTGGATTGGTGAAGATCAAATGTACGGGCAAAAAACCCGATGGCACGGTTGTGGTTGAGTTTGAACGAACGGCGATGTTTTTGAAAAAAAGGATGAATGTAGAAGAATGA
- a CDS encoding CoA ester lyase — MRSRRALLYMPGDNWKMITKSITLGVDSICMDMEDGTAVNKKAEARATIAKALQELDFGASEKLARINSVGSGWEKDDIEAVLPYKPDGIVIPKVESYEHVEWASRIIEDAELKNGWQINSIRILIGVETAKGILNLKEIASHPRLDAVIFGGEDFAASIGAVRTKDAIELLYARQAVIVACAAFDLQPIDIVTIDYKDLDALKVESEFGARLGFSGKQVIHPNQVPVVQEAFTPSDEAVAYARRIVETFEASQKEGKGAYSLDGKMIDMPLLKNAQKVLARAGQKTEHGL, encoded by the coding sequence ATGCGATCCCGACGAGCCCTACTCTACATGCCCGGAGACAACTGGAAGATGATCACCAAGTCCATCACGCTGGGGGTGGATTCGATCTGCATGGACATGGAAGACGGCACAGCCGTCAACAAAAAAGCGGAAGCGCGCGCCACGATCGCCAAAGCCTTGCAGGAGTTGGACTTCGGCGCGAGCGAAAAACTGGCGCGCATCAACTCGGTCGGCTCAGGCTGGGAGAAGGATGACATCGAAGCGGTCCTGCCGTACAAGCCTGATGGCATTGTGATTCCGAAAGTGGAATCATACGAACATGTAGAATGGGCAAGTAGGATCATCGAAGACGCCGAATTGAAGAACGGCTGGCAGATCAACTCGATTCGGATTTTGATCGGTGTGGAGACCGCCAAAGGAATTTTGAATCTCAAAGAAATCGCATCACATCCGCGATTGGATGCGGTCATCTTTGGCGGCGAGGACTTTGCCGCATCCATTGGCGCTGTCCGCACGAAGGATGCGATTGAATTATTGTATGCGCGGCAGGCGGTCATTGTCGCGTGCGCAGCGTTCGATCTCCAGCCGATTGATATTGTCACCATTGATTACAAGGATTTGGACGCGCTCAAAGTCGAATCGGAATTCGGGGCAAGACTCGGCTTCAGCGGGAAACAGGTCATTCACCCGAACCAAGTCCCGGTGGTGCAGGAAGCGTTCACTCCGTCCGATGAAGCAGTGGCGTATGCGCGGAGAATCGTCGAGACGTTTGAAGCGAGTCAAAAAGAAGGCAAGGGCGCGTACTCGCTCGATGGCAAGATGATCGATATGCCGCTGTTGAAGAATGCGCAGAAGGTGCTGGCGAGGGCGGGTCAAAAAACGGAGCATGGACTTTAG
- a CDS encoding DMT family transporter — protein MLSILFGLASALSWGAGDFTGGLAARRVGAYRSVFYAEVIGVIFLFIVLAFVGEPLPDRRAQIFALVAGVFGTMGLMLLYHSMTLGLMSIAAPVSALLAAALPVAVGIFSEGFPGFLTFIGFVFALFAVWMISQSEGGVSDILSHLSDLKLPLLAGIGFGFYFVLMHEATKDGGAVWHMIYSRTGGMMLIVAYLLLTRSSWKIEMNALPIISLNGVLDLGGNFFFILAGQAGRLDVAAVISSLFPGATVLLAWVFLKERLNRNQWIGVICALIAIVLMTI, from the coding sequence TTGTTATCCATACTTTTTGGTCTTGCATCCGCGCTCAGTTGGGGCGCGGGTGATTTTACAGGCGGGCTTGCGGCGCGGCGCGTGGGCGCATATCGTTCCGTTTTCTACGCAGAAGTGATCGGCGTGATCTTTCTTTTTATCGTGCTTGCGTTCGTCGGTGAGCCGCTGCCCGACCGCCGCGCGCAGATCTTCGCGCTGGTCGCTGGCGTATTTGGCACGATGGGGCTGATGCTGCTCTACCACTCGATGACGCTCGGCTTGATGAGCATCGCCGCGCCCGTTTCCGCTCTGCTGGCGGCGGCGCTCCCGGTGGCGGTTGGGATATTTTCCGAGGGCTTCCCCGGTTTTCTCACATTTATCGGATTTGTCTTCGCGCTCTTCGCGGTGTGGATGATCTCCCAAAGCGAAGGCGGCGTGAGTGACATCCTTTCGCATCTCTCGGACTTGAAACTGCCCCTGCTTGCAGGCATTGGATTCGGCTTCTACTTTGTCCTCATGCACGAAGCCACCAAGGATGGCGGCGCGGTCTGGCATATGATCTATTCACGCACAGGCGGCATGATGCTCATCGTTGCCTACCTGTTGCTCACGCGTTCCTCGTGGAAGATCGAAATGAACGCCCTGCCCATCATCTCCTTGAACGGGGTACTCGACCTCGGCGGGAATTTCTTCTTCATCCTCGCCGGGCAGGCAGGGCGGCTGGATGTTGCTGCTGTGATCAGTTCGCTCTTTCCCGGCGCAACGGTTTTGCTGGCGTGGGTTTTCCTTAAGGAACGCCTCAACCGCAATCAGTGGATCGGCGTCATCTGTGCATTGATCGCAATTGTCTTAATGACCATATAA